The Ptychodera flava strain L36383 chromosome 18, AS_Pfla_20210202, whole genome shotgun sequence sequence GTTGGTGAAGTGCATAGCATCGTAGACAACTTTGAACTGGTGTAGCCCCACTCGGAACCTGGGAAAACTTGACTGTTCGCTCGATGCCCGATGATGTTGTGAAATGCATTGAGCTGACCTGGTCTATCATGCAGTTCACCTCCACTTTCCGGGCAACCTTTGTCTTTTTACGCAATATGCGATCtatttgatgtattttatgCATGAAGTATATCTCTCATTTTACCAAGAATACCTTATTTAACTGCTGACCAATTGTCaggttttctgttttgtttacgCGGAACGGGAAATTTCTGAAACACTAGTCATTGCATGTATTATATAGGCCCCAGTGCAGTGGctttgctacctccatggtcactGCCTTCCTAAGATATACTTGTTGGGTTTCACCAATTGGAAAAGTTGTGTACGATGCTTTGTGGTGTACATgaacatgtaattttgtttggTAAGTAGTAAACTTTGATTCTTGGTAATTGAAAGCTCAGCAacgtttgtttttcaaaatgttgacggtttttctgaatgttctGAGCTAATTGCAATTTTGGACAAATTTCCATCATGGAAATCCATGTCACTGTATCTAGCATGATTACAGAACTTGTAATTAGATTTTAAGTTCAGCCAAAAGGTGACATAGATTTGATTGTTTTTTCTATAGACTATAAACAATAATGGGCTGTACTTGCTGTATTGTGACAaaggaaaacatttttaaaaattgttttgttataaattatattttttgtaatttagcTACTTACTACATGCTAATAGCGTTGATCGGGATTCAAGGTTTGTTTCTAAATATAGCATCTCttaatttttgtgtaattttcctctatctgatgataaaatttcagagtttcttgCACTGATTTTTATGCAGTTTCTCATGGGCTACCTTGGCGATATTGTAGCagtttttgtaaatttgcatcGTTATCCTTTTTGGGTAATTAATCattgcaaattttttgacaatcacAATGATTGTCTGGACAGTTAAACTGTGGTTGAATATGAATGTCACTTCTCACATTGATATCATCTCAGTTCTCTTAAATATAACagcagagctatatcggccgttaggGTCACTTGTCTTTAAGTAAGTCAACACACATACATGGTTGCAGCAGGTTCCCAAACAACTTACTAATTTACCAAAACTTTGAGTGAATCCAAATCTGAGACTGTCCTGTAGCAGATACTATAACTCCTGACAATcatatatcaagaaaacatgtttattaataatgatactattttgaaaatttaaaatacagtGAAGTATGaccatttaaaattatttcaagttatacgccaaaaagtaaaaataatatttctctgTTGTTGGACATCACacagtaaatttttttcatttaacacATCAAAAAGATGCTctcattttgacaaatttgcaaatttgaattaCAATCTATTTCAACCTCCAATTATTTTTCACTGGTTGAAACAAACAGGTTTTTACAGTACTTGTTCATTTGAAAGATACATTTCAAGTGTTGGTGGCTGCagatcaaaaaatgttgaagtCTCACTCCCATACAGACAAGTGTGACAATTAGTTAGAATGGTTGCTACAAGAAAGTACATGGCAACAGGCTGTaggtacagtttttgattcttCTTAAAATCAAGAAATGCAAACAAAGTGATTATCTTTGCAAAGCCCCATTCTACACATACACGTACTTCAGACATGGACCGATTGAAAATCTGCTGCTGGGGTGTTAGGTGTGCTCCTTTGAATGGGCCCATTAACTCGGGTCGGAGTGGATAAGCAGGGTCCCCGTAAACACACATCATTGGGCCATCATTTTGAAGCTGCTCTAGTTTTGGAAGTACTTCACTCTCTCCAAGCATGAAGGCATCATGACGGCTCCCTTCTATAGGTCCAAACATGTGGGCAATGAGGCCATTTGGAGCTTGAATGGACTGAAATTGAAtggaaaaatattgtcaacttGGTTTAGAAAGTGAGATACTGATAAGAagacaaaacacattttttttcttacatGGAATTCTAAACATTTGAAGAAACACTTGAATTATTCAGACATGAAAATTCGTTGAACAATTTAATTGACACCTTTCCAAACcaataaatttttttcaagagtaaatttgaaatttttagtgGGAAGGCTAATTGTGAATGAGTTTGTAAATGATCCCTTGGACTTAACAGTAATTAGctcaaatttcttgtataaaTTAATACATAACGTGTGTAAGGTCTCCTTAGGGAACACAGCTTGCTCTTTTTTTCCAATAGAAACCTGTGAAATGAATATGATTCACACATTATGAAAAGACTATGCCTCCTTAAAAAGAAGATTGCTAGCTAAGTGAAAAACATGATATCCTTACTTGGAATTTAAGACAGTGAGTTCGCTTATGCCCAGAGAACACAACACCTTGGCCACTTGTTGGTCTTGAAATTGATCTGGCAGTTCCATCGATGAACCCCCAACAATTATCTAGTGTAGCCCCCTTGTTATGAACTGCTTCAGCAAATGTCACCAGATCAAGCCACACCAAATTCAGAGATGTCAAAAGATGACCAAATTCTTCATAGATATGTTCTACAATCTGTATAAAAGTAAAACACCGAAAGCACATTTGGGATAGGTAGCGCAAGTTATAAAAATGCAATTGTTTTAAATACATATCTGCATGTGACTGTGACTATGAAATCTCATCAGTTTTACAGACTGTTATTTGTTCCCTGCATctgatttttatcaaattatgGTTTGCCCTAAAGCCTATCATGTGGGTTTCACTTTCTGTGTACCAgtatataaaattaaaattatttacCGTGTTGAAAATAATGCTCAACTCTGGTTCATCCCTCTGAAAAAATGTGACTAAATCACACCAACGGTTTGGATAGGCTAGTCTGCGTAGAAGTATGAGCAGAGCTTCCATACTTGTTGCAGCAGTTCCATTGTATCCTACAATTTTTTCTGGGAGAGAGAGTCCATCATGCAACCGGGTAAGGTCTGGTTTTGCAAATCTGGAAGTTGAGTAATAAAATTTGTACCATAAGAGGAGAATTTTGCTGAGTGCTATAGAAacaattaaatatataaatgtttttataataatcaataaataaaatagACAAAGataacatgaaataaaaattagttgAACAAAAGACAGTTCCATATAGATGCAGGTATTTACATTAAGGCATAAGATCTACATTAcctgaaaaattcaaagcacTCATCGTCCGAAAATTGATCGAGGTTCACTGGTGTATTTTCAAGATTTCTTCCGGTTGAGAATGTATCAGTTAACAGCATATCCAAGTCACTATCATCTTCCTCACAAACCAAAAGTGCGTCAACGATCTCTTCTCGTCTGCGTCTACAATTTTAACAGGATAGAGGCAAATGTGAATGTTGTAGCCCGTGGATGCAGTCGAGGCTGCCACTGTAGTTATGGCAAGGGACAGATCACCTACACACGTGAACACTACGctaaattcaaaagaaattatttttttctttctaaactttctgGTTACTTGATTTTCATGATACAACTGCTCGTcgtcaacataattttttttaactcgCTCATCTTCAACAGCTGTGTTGCCACATCATACATGTAGGAACTACACCTATTTTATTTCCTCGTTGTTATTTTCAAGTGATTTTGCCTTGCCTCGAGTTTATTCATCTTATAGGTTTTTTCCGgtttaaaattttctcataaaaacaaaatatacaataaaatgtGTCATTGACATCCTACATACCTTCTCCGAGCCGCAGCCATCCTTGTAATGTTTACCAACAAGGAGCATACAAAAGAATGTTGTAACACTAGAGATGATTGGATAAAAGTAAACTTCCGCGCCAATCAGATTCATTTTTACAGCTTGCAAGTTTCctcgatgtcaaaggtcacgttaTTATCTTAATCGCTTTACCGCACACGTAGCGTGAACGCAACGTGTGTAGGCGTTCGACGTTACGTTCACGCTACGTACGCACATCTTAACCTCTCTACTCTGTATTCCGTACGCGAGAACGTAACGAAGAGTGGCTACGCTTTCCGTACGCGTAACGTTCTGCACAGATTCGGATTAAGACTTGACCGGCCCTGTCGCTTTGCTTTCCACGGCAgcaataagggactggtcagtttcttcaggctggggggggggggtcaccctgtttttgactttggtgatagggggggtcaccatgtttttgaaatgcccaatagggggggtcagtgtgtttttagctcacatttggttataccaatgtgagtttatcgtataggctgaagtcgatggcgtctgtatgtatgtgtgtatgtatgtatgtatgtatgtatgtatgtatgtatgtacagtatgtccgtcaacatcaaaaacacgcaaaccgctgcacgtttcagcttggtatttggtgtgtggatgcatcctgggctatagatgggattttgttcaaatgaagtctgcgttgccaaaattatgcaaatgagcttacaaaatgtgaaaatgcttaagcattaataactcaagaaccgctcttttgattgctttgaaaatttgtgtgcaagtaccttaggtgaaccttatacagttttataaatattgtgataatatccttaattttgtatttttgctgaatttttggtgatttttctcattttcagtaaaaattcttcatctctgaaactgccagcccaatcgctctcaaatttgggttggatctttgcgaaggtgttactcttctaatttgttgaaattatgactaaaattgggaaaattactatttttgagcaattttgtcatttttggtcaaaaaatcttaaacagtatttcctttttaaaacccctggacagacagctttcatatttggtacacagacgtacagagatgacaatagttagatatgttgaaattgtcctgaaatatacaaatttgtatttttaagacatattgtcatttttggtcaagaaaactttatctcaaaattacttgtttgatagctttgtaatttagtataaagtcccttgtttgatagctttgtaatttggtataaagtcccgaaagatgtcattagataaattttctgctcaaagtgatgggaaaccccaaaatttgtatatttcaggtaattttctcagtttgtgaccttaaatgacctacaccaacccaggatatgttgtgagacaattttgaaggctgtgaacataattttgtcatgtttggtatcattttgtaggaaaatttgatccagaaaacaaagctaaggtgatttttttcattttggaccaatttttgcaacttttctatgtaagacatacaagaaccgatgagaaatttggatccaggataattccagatgttgtaatcaccgcccacagtggaaggcatttcactatctgttactaccttaagtgctgtttacattagaatgataacactcatggcattaattaaaaaatattcaaggttgtaaatgtacttcctgtcatttggtcttatgtaataccaaggggtggaacattttatattcaggagggggtagggtctagaagattgatgatgtagcattacttttttaccagatccttgtgttttgcccactcccaccttttctttttatcaagccttctctgttttttgttgttgacatttgcttatgtatttaggatctgcttctcccattgctatagaagttgatatgcatgttcctaaagatgacctcaagtacctaagttggagaccttatttgcttttgtcattcttgtttttcctggtttaaatttttctcgaatggacctattcaaaccgaatgtgagcacatagtgtccttgacggtatttttgaattttgacacaggctcatcattgcctaaaatgctagtgtaagcgacaaatttcatcattcagttgtatttttcggcgcgccctttgggctcgtaactttaataatcagtcatatttttcagcacgcccaactttaacatatcaagcatacttACATCAGAGATAGCTGTATGTTCAATACTTTTCagtgtgctcttcaagctcattactttaatatatcagacatttttagcatgcccttcaggtgcatgactttaatatacaaggcatatatatcagagatatcaggatgtttcatatttttcggcacgcccttcgggcgccatgcTATAATAattaaatcagagatatcttgatgtttgctaagtgaaagtgtaccattatgaaatctgcatttcatatgaaaaggatgacaaattcctgatacttttctgttctctctatgagaattcagtatgagaaagcgacatgcacaaatatttcacaatatatatttgatacagtgacttattttagagatagaaaaatgacaagatatctttccttctcattgaggcaattattttcctttgtgtcacaggttttctgttgaaagatgctttttatgaacaaaataacagttaaaaaaaggcagtttttgtcatcattagctgcgcttttatggtttcaatgttacaagaaaaggtcttCTCAGAAACTGTACACATCAGTTTAGGCTAAataagctctctatggctcctcaggagatttattggatggttggcaagccTTAACAtctatcaaagtttttgattcactgctttttcctctttggtattaatgattgacatccatttctgtacaacagttcaggacatctggttaagcatagaaagtgtgaaatacattcacagctcattcaaaatacagctcattcaaaatatactgtattcaaactttaagattgacactttaaaaatttctatcttacaactgacatgtcaacaatttcattaaaacatagaatgcctacttaaaatataaatatatgtaaaaagtaaaatataatatatatatatatatatatatatatatatatatatatatatatatatatatatatatatatatatatatatatatatatatatatatatatatatatatatatatatgtatctgtgcccaagttcagaggttgccataaagccattatcattatggtgataaccggagggcacattgtatacattttgtgtatatatatatatatatatatatatatatatatatatatatatatatatatatatatatatatatatatatatatatatatatatatatatatatatatatataaaatttatgtccaccttttgttttacctatgtctcgcgccggggggtcaccctgttttcaaaatttggaataggggggggggggtcaacctgttttcaaaatttggaataggggggtcagccactttttgacgacggcaaaaaataatccaaccccccccccctcccccaaggccgaagaaactgaccagtccctaactggGTAGCCGAGCAAGATTCACATATCCGTGTTCACCCAACGATCTACGTAACAGCCTATCGCAACTGAAGTTTATACATTCAATTcgctctgttttgatttttatatgccCATAGACTTGACGCAAGTCTAGATTAAGACGTGTGCGTGCCGACTCACACATCCGACTCATACAGTCGCATTGTCTAAGGGATTTTGCTCTGATATCAGGTTAATAAAACACAGagataaaaacttgaaaatactgaaattttgctTTGCGTTTGAAAAACCGTGTAATGTCACGGaggtaaaacaaatgacaatgttaattttagtgtagacAGAGTGTTATCGGCAGTGCAGTGTATGCGACGTCTGCCGCGCGTGTGCCGTCGTCTGCGAGTGCGCTGCACGAGGtactttttcctttttgttaTCTAAAATATCTCATAATCAGACGGCGATCGATTAAGCCAAGAGCAACAATACAAAACGAAGGGAATGtcagttttgaatatcaagtcTATGGCGAAGCGAGGAAATTGTTCTCGTAAAAGGTGTACGAGAAAAGTGGCAGTTTTACGTAGAAAATGACTGCCAAACGACAAGAGAacgtgtgacatcatcagaacATGATGAGAGCGCGCAGAAAGTGATGACGTTCCGTTCCCGTATGAAATCTTAACCTCCCTAGTGCGCGAGAAGCATCCAAAAACCGCctaaatttcgacttttttcaggtaaagttggactaaaagGTGTATAATCTATTGACACAAGAGCAAGATTGTTCTTCTCTGTAATTCattgaagggacaaagtcgctctttACAACCTATAAGCCTTATGCCCATTTGGTGATATCAAGAAAACGCGGATTGCCTGCAAAAATCCGTCCGGTGTATAAAATTATGACTGTACATATCTCAAAAACATTCAAGAATAACccctttgctgaatgcaaacaAATCATTCAGTTTGTAATCCCAAGACAAAATGGATTTTCCTACTCCtaattgcaacaaatttacaTCACAAAAGTGAGAATGAAAGCTTCTGTCATTACCTAAgcctattctcgaccgcgggccatccgggtacttgcggattctgacgtcatttttgcgtcacagcgccgtgggaagttcggatttttcaaccaccaaagtaatatttaaagtttcagtgtacataaatgacataacttttagttctgcttttttccacacaatttctgtatcgttctctcttctgtatcgtctgatctctcattcacctcgctcgtatgcgtttcaactgctgacgtcactccgcggtcgagaatatgAAAGGCACCGCCAATTATgatttcattcatttcaaaagcttgcatgacgtccaaaatatttgtaaaacaaacaaacacaactacttgtcatataaaataaaattcatgaaaaaaactaAAAGAGAGCGACGTTGTCCCTTTCAAACAGTACCCTTCTCGGTATTGGTAAACGCCATAAATGATTAAATAAAACATTAGGCCTACTTTGGTCATTAAATCTTGATCTAAAAGAACTCTTCACAGAGTTCTTATTCTGAGACAAAACTATCGCTGTACAGTGACCCAATCTATTTGACAGCAATCAAAATGTAACAAAAGAGCTGTAGAAGTATTTATTGATCGCTTCCTATAAGATTGCAGCACCAAAACTTTATCAATTTCCTGTCAACGCTTACctttgtttcaatttcaaggaTATTAGAGCTAACTGCCTGTGTTGTGGCATCATCAGACACAGTACAGACACATGCTGCACTGATATTTCTGAGCTACCGTAAGTTCATTAAcagcgaaataaaaaaaaaactggtcATAGGCTTGACCCCTAAAGAGGGTCGCTTAGCGATCCATATTAAACAAGACAATCTTGATCTGTCATTGTGACATAATTTTAAGAAGAGTGCAGTTTTGCCacttatattttaatattttgtattaaGATATTGTGATAAACAAGGTCGAATAATTCACTGAAGTAAAGTCCTAAACTCGTATGAGTCTCCGTTCTTCACTTTCTTGATGCCTTAATTCACGTAATTATCACCtctttgacaaaaatgcatcTCACACGTCGCTCATGTGGAATACGTGGTTGTATTGTTCGAGCAATGAAAACAGCGATTTGGAGGAAACCACGAGTGGCAACATAAATAAATGCTGTAAGCTTTGATAAGTATCAGGTCAATGATTCAGTGTAGACCTACCATAAAAATCAACGAGACTCTTTATTCTATCAGTGTTCCAGTAAACACTAATTATGCAAGACCAGTATTGATTGCCACCTCGAGGACAGATCATTGACGTATTACAGAGTTGATTTCATCGGAAAACTACTTTTTGTTCAAATATAGGCCTACcattaaatcatgatttatgTTTCATATATGAAATGATTCTCAGAAATGATTTCTCAGAAATGTACAAGCTTTCGCTCCATTGTGCAAATTAATGCCGTTGCATATAGATTTACCGATATGAAATCATGGGCTTAAGGAATAACTGTGCTCTAATGAATGCCTTAGTTTAGTAACAAAATCATACAATGAGATTTTCATTGCCATCGAAGCGTATtgaaactttttttcaaaacataagCTTACCAACCACAAAACATATCATTCAGTCAGTTTTTCAAAACGGGGGTAAATGTCTTGTCTTAGTTCTCCTTGGGCTGGGGGAGCTGAAAGTTATCGCAACGGGTCTTTGTGGTTGTATTATTCGAACAATAAAAACTTTGATTTGGAGATCGATT is a genomic window containing:
- the LOC139117400 gene encoding uncharacterized protein, with product MAAARRRRRREEIVDALLVCEEDDSDLDMLLTDTFSTGRNLENTPVNLDQFSDDECFEFFRFAKPDLTRLHDGLSLPEKIVGYNGTAATSMEALLILLRRLAYPNRWCDLVTFFQRDEPELSIIFNTIVEHIYEEFGHLLTSLNLVWLDLVTFAEAVHNKGATLDNCWGFIDGTARSISRPTSGQGVVFSGHKRTHCLKFQSIQAPNGLIAHMFGPIEGSRHDAFMLGESEVLPKLEQLQNDGPMMCVYGDPAYPLRPELMGPFKGAHLTPQQQIFNRSMSEVRVCVEWGFAKIITLFAFLDFKKNQKLYLQPVAMYFLVATILTNCHTCLYGSETSTFFDLQPPTLEMYLSNEQVL